Proteins encoded within one genomic window of Ranitomeya variabilis isolate aRanVar5 chromosome 4, aRanVar5.hap1, whole genome shotgun sequence:
- the LOC143766525 gene encoding uncharacterized protein LOC143766525 isoform X2, with translation MLKSSVKVSTISDPLSEDHLYKTIILNYPSRMDIDRDKMGERILHLTLEILFRLTGENYTVVKKTSSERCQDPVCEGWGRPMSPALRPPCNPLVYKDINGQKILELACKMIELLTGEVPVRCQDVTVYFSMEEWEYLEGHKDVYKEIMMEIPQPLTSPDLSSKRTTPERCPHPLLPQDCKQEDPNVPQHHQGEHLTHINTAETYVMGDERCKEEIPTYDYPDDCTWRSEEQLTSLIFRSDYFEIPLDTIEVNAITPAIPSSLHSKDLSSDPLKQVLSSDSLATTKENQSHKISIKNGNTPKSKKPFSCPEYGNSFPIEKSFLKHPKIHTVEKRFSCSKCGKCFKHKCHLLRHQRRHTGEKPFSCSECGKCFNEKSDLVKHQRTHTGEKPFSCSECGKCFKQKSALVTHHRTHTGVKPFSCSECGKCFIQKYKLVIHQITHTGVKPFSCSECGKCFNEKSALVKHQRTHTGEKPFSCSECGKCFNQKSALVTHHRTHTGVKPFSCSECGKCFNEKSVLVTHQRTHSGEKPFSCSECGKCFNQKSALFNHKRSHTGEKPFSCPECGKCFKKKFNFVIHQRTHTRERSFSCS, from the exons atgctgaagtcttcagtaaag gtctctacaatatcagatcctctcagtgaagatcatcTATATAAGACAATTATCCTGAATTACCCATCAAGAATGGATATAGACAGAGACAAGATgggggagaggatattacacctcaccctagagatcctcttccggcttactggagag aattacacagtagtgaagaagacctctagtgagcgctgtcaggaccctgtgtgtgagggatggggaagacccatgAGTCCAGCCCTAAGGCCTCCATGTAACCCCCTGGTTTATAAAGATATCAAtggccagaagatcctagaactcgcctgcaagatgattgagctgctgactggagag gttcctgtaaggtgtcaggatgtcactgtctatttctccatggaggagtgggagtatttagagggACACAAAGATGTATACAAGGAAATCATGATGGAGATTCCTcaacccctcacatcaccag ATCTATCTAGTAAGAGGACAaccccagagagatgtccccatcctcttcttccacaggactgtaaacaagaagatcccaatgttcctcagcatcatcag GGTGaacatctgacccatattaatactgcaGAGACCTATGTgatgggtgatgagcggtgtaaagaggagattcccacatatgactacccag atgactgtacctggagatcagaggaacagctgacgtctTTAATTTTTAGATCGGATTATTTTGAGATCCCACTGGATACAATTGAAGTTAATGCCATTACTCCagctataccatcatcccttcacagcaaagacctatcatctgatcctttgaaacaggtcctgtcttctgattcattggcGACAACTAAGGAAAATcagagtcacaaaataagcattaaaaatggaaatactcctaaatcaaagaagccattttcatgtccagaatatgGAAACAGTTTTCCCAtcgaaaagtcttttcttaaacatccaaaaattcacacagtggagaaaagattttcttgttccaagtgtggaaaatgttttaaacatAAATGTCATCTTCTTAGACACCAAAGAagacacacaggggagaaacctttttcctgttcagaatgtgggaaatgttttaatgagaaatcagatttggttaagcaccagagaacccacacaggggagaagcctttttcctgttcagaatgtggaaaatgttttaaacagaaatcggctttggttacgcaccacagaacccacacaggggtgaaacctttttcatgttcagaatgtgggaaatgttttatccagaaatacaAGCTTGTTATACACCAAATAACCCACACAGGagtgaaacctttttcatgttcagaatgtggcaaatgttttaatgagaaatcagctttggttaagcaccagagaacccacacaggggagaagcctttttcctgttcagaatgtgggaaatgttttaatcagaaatcggcTTTGGTTACGCACCACAGAACCCATACTGgggtgaaacctttttcatgttcagaatgtggcaaatgttttaatgagaaatcagttttggttacgcaccagagaacccactcaggggagaagcctttttcctgttcagaatgtggcaaatgttttaatcagaaatcagctTTGTTTAACCacaagagaagtcacacaggagagaagcctttttcctgtccagaatgtgggaaatgctttaaaaagaaatttaattttgttatacaccaaagaacccacacaaggGAGAGGTctttttcatgttcataa
- the LOC143766525 gene encoding uncharacterized protein LOC143766525 isoform X1, producing MWSAALQVEVSTISDPLSEDHLYKTIILNYPSRMDIDRDKMGERILHLTLEILFRLTGENYTVVKKTSSERCQDPVCEGWGRPMSPALRPPCNPLVYKDINGQKILELACKMIELLTGEVPVRCQDVTVYFSMEEWEYLEGHKDVYKEIMMEIPQPLTSPDLSSKRTTPERCPHPLLPQDCKQEDPNVPQHHQGEHLTHINTAETYVMGDERCKEEIPTYDYPDDCTWRSEEQLTSLIFRSDYFEIPLDTIEVNAITPAIPSSLHSKDLSSDPLKQVLSSDSLATTKENQSHKISIKNGNTPKSKKPFSCPEYGNSFPIEKSFLKHPKIHTVEKRFSCSKCGKCFKHKCHLLRHQRRHTGEKPFSCSECGKCFNEKSDLVKHQRTHTGEKPFSCSECGKCFKQKSALVTHHRTHTGVKPFSCSECGKCFIQKYKLVIHQITHTGVKPFSCSECGKCFNEKSALVKHQRTHTGEKPFSCSECGKCFNQKSALVTHHRTHTGVKPFSCSECGKCFNEKSVLVTHQRTHSGEKPFSCSECGKCFNQKSALFNHKRSHTGEKPFSCPECGKCFKKKFNFVIHQRTHTRERSFSCS from the exons gtctctacaatatcagatcctctcagtgaagatcatcTATATAAGACAATTATCCTGAATTACCCATCAAGAATGGATATAGACAGAGACAAGATgggggagaggatattacacctcaccctagagatcctcttccggcttactggagag aattacacagtagtgaagaagacctctagtgagcgctgtcaggaccctgtgtgtgagggatggggaagacccatgAGTCCAGCCCTAAGGCCTCCATGTAACCCCCTGGTTTATAAAGATATCAAtggccagaagatcctagaactcgcctgcaagatgattgagctgctgactggagag gttcctgtaaggtgtcaggatgtcactgtctatttctccatggaggagtgggagtatttagagggACACAAAGATGTATACAAGGAAATCATGATGGAGATTCCTcaacccctcacatcaccag ATCTATCTAGTAAGAGGACAaccccagagagatgtccccatcctcttcttccacaggactgtaaacaagaagatcccaatgttcctcagcatcatcag GGTGaacatctgacccatattaatactgcaGAGACCTATGTgatgggtgatgagcggtgtaaagaggagattcccacatatgactacccag atgactgtacctggagatcagaggaacagctgacgtctTTAATTTTTAGATCGGATTATTTTGAGATCCCACTGGATACAATTGAAGTTAATGCCATTACTCCagctataccatcatcccttcacagcaaagacctatcatctgatcctttgaaacaggtcctgtcttctgattcattggcGACAACTAAGGAAAATcagagtcacaaaataagcattaaaaatggaaatactcctaaatcaaagaagccattttcatgtccagaatatgGAAACAGTTTTCCCAtcgaaaagtcttttcttaaacatccaaaaattcacacagtggagaaaagattttcttgttccaagtgtggaaaatgttttaaacatAAATGTCATCTTCTTAGACACCAAAGAagacacacaggggagaaacctttttcctgttcagaatgtgggaaatgttttaatgagaaatcagatttggttaagcaccagagaacccacacaggggagaagcctttttcctgttcagaatgtggaaaatgttttaaacagaaatcggctttggttacgcaccacagaacccacacaggggtgaaacctttttcatgttcagaatgtgggaaatgttttatccagaaatacaAGCTTGTTATACACCAAATAACCCACACAGGagtgaaacctttttcatgttcagaatgtggcaaatgttttaatgagaaatcagctttggttaagcaccagagaacccacacaggggagaagcctttttcctgttcagaatgtgggaaatgttttaatcagaaatcggcTTTGGTTACGCACCACAGAACCCATACTGgggtgaaacctttttcatgttcagaatgtggcaaatgttttaatgagaaatcagttttggttacgcaccagagaacccactcaggggagaagcctttttcctgttcagaatgtggcaaatgttttaatcagaaatcagctTTGTTTAACCacaagagaagtcacacaggagagaagcctttttcctgtccagaatgtgggaaatgctttaaaaagaaatttaattttgttatacaccaaagaacccacacaaggGAGAGGTctttttcatgttcataa
- the LOC143766525 gene encoding uncharacterized protein LOC143766525 isoform X3, producing MDIDRDKMGERILHLTLEILFRLTGENYTVVKKTSSERCQDPVCEGWGRPMSPALRPPCNPLVYKDINGQKILELACKMIELLTGEVPVRCQDVTVYFSMEEWEYLEGHKDVYKEIMMEIPQPLTSPDLSSKRTTPERCPHPLLPQDCKQEDPNVPQHHQGEHLTHINTAETYVMGDERCKEEIPTYDYPDDCTWRSEEQLTSLIFRSDYFEIPLDTIEVNAITPAIPSSLHSKDLSSDPLKQVLSSDSLATTKENQSHKISIKNGNTPKSKKPFSCPEYGNSFPIEKSFLKHPKIHTVEKRFSCSKCGKCFKHKCHLLRHQRRHTGEKPFSCSECGKCFNEKSDLVKHQRTHTGEKPFSCSECGKCFKQKSALVTHHRTHTGVKPFSCSECGKCFIQKYKLVIHQITHTGVKPFSCSECGKCFNEKSALVKHQRTHTGEKPFSCSECGKCFNQKSALVTHHRTHTGVKPFSCSECGKCFNEKSVLVTHQRTHSGEKPFSCSECGKCFNQKSALFNHKRSHTGEKPFSCPECGKCFKKKFNFVIHQRTHTRERSFSCS from the exons ATGGATATAGACAGAGACAAGATgggggagaggatattacacctcaccctagagatcctcttccggcttactggagag aattacacagtagtgaagaagacctctagtgagcgctgtcaggaccctgtgtgtgagggatggggaagacccatgAGTCCAGCCCTAAGGCCTCCATGTAACCCCCTGGTTTATAAAGATATCAAtggccagaagatcctagaactcgcctgcaagatgattgagctgctgactggagag gttcctgtaaggtgtcaggatgtcactgtctatttctccatggaggagtgggagtatttagagggACACAAAGATGTATACAAGGAAATCATGATGGAGATTCCTcaacccctcacatcaccag ATCTATCTAGTAAGAGGACAaccccagagagatgtccccatcctcttcttccacaggactgtaaacaagaagatcccaatgttcctcagcatcatcag GGTGaacatctgacccatattaatactgcaGAGACCTATGTgatgggtgatgagcggtgtaaagaggagattcccacatatgactacccag atgactgtacctggagatcagaggaacagctgacgtctTTAATTTTTAGATCGGATTATTTTGAGATCCCACTGGATACAATTGAAGTTAATGCCATTACTCCagctataccatcatcccttcacagcaaagacctatcatctgatcctttgaaacaggtcctgtcttctgattcattggcGACAACTAAGGAAAATcagagtcacaaaataagcattaaaaatggaaatactcctaaatcaaagaagccattttcatgtccagaatatgGAAACAGTTTTCCCAtcgaaaagtcttttcttaaacatccaaaaattcacacagtggagaaaagattttcttgttccaagtgtggaaaatgttttaaacatAAATGTCATCTTCTTAGACACCAAAGAagacacacaggggagaaacctttttcctgttcagaatgtgggaaatgttttaatgagaaatcagatttggttaagcaccagagaacccacacaggggagaagcctttttcctgttcagaatgtggaaaatgttttaaacagaaatcggctttggttacgcaccacagaacccacacaggggtgaaacctttttcatgttcagaatgtgggaaatgttttatccagaaatacaAGCTTGTTATACACCAAATAACCCACACAGGagtgaaacctttttcatgttcagaatgtggcaaatgttttaatgagaaatcagctttggttaagcaccagagaacccacacaggggagaagcctttttcctgttcagaatgtgggaaatgttttaatcagaaatcggcTTTGGTTACGCACCACAGAACCCATACTGgggtgaaacctttttcatgttcagaatgtggcaaatgttttaatgagaaatcagttttggttacgcaccagagaacccactcaggggagaagcctttttcctgttcagaatgtggcaaatgttttaatcagaaatcagctTTGTTTAACCacaagagaagtcacacaggagagaagcctttttcctgtccagaatgtgggaaatgctttaaaaagaaatttaattttgttatacaccaaagaacccacacaaggGAGAGGTctttttcatgttcataa